A segment of the Larus michahellis unplaced genomic scaffold, bLarMic1.1 SCAFFOLD_34, whole genome shotgun sequence genome:
tcttGGTTGGAGCAGAGTTTTCTCTCCTCAcagtcatgtcctatgaccgctacgttgccatctgcaaacccctgcactacgggaccctcctgggcagcagagcttgtgtccacatggcagcagctgcctggggcagtgggtttctcaatgctctcctgcacacggccagtacattttcaatccccctctgccagggcaatgccctggaccagttcttctgtgaaatcccccagatcctcaagctctcttGCGCAGACTCCAACCTCAGGGAAGTCGGGCTTCTGGTGGTTAGTTTCTGTTTAGtctttggatgttttgttttcatcgtgctgtcctatgtgcagatcttcagggccgtgctgaggatcccctctgagcagggacggcacaaagccttttccacgtgcctccctcacctggccgtggtctccctgcttgtcagcactgccatgtttgcctacctaaaacctctctccatctcctccccagttctggACCTAGCGTTTTCAgtgctgtactcggtggtgcctccagcagtgaaccccctcgtctacagcatgaggaaccaggagctcaaggatgccctgtggaaactggcCCATGGGATGCTGTTTCCCCGACAATAACCTGCCTCTGCTTCTCCGCACATTTCACAGAGTTTATCTTAGGCCAgagtctgtttttttctcttgtgatagTCCTACTTATTGatatatttctgtgtttataCTACTTGTCTTAGGCTTGATCCTATTGTGTCTGACTCTTGCACGACACTGTGTCAGATGTGGCCTGTCAGATAACTGCTCTTCAATAAAACAGTATCTCCCAGGTTTTTGTGGTTCAACCCTGGACAACAAGTaggaaaacacagccatttactcacTTTCCGCCCCCTCCGCAACAACAAGTAGCATAAGGAattgagggagaaaaaggataaaacaaatCTTGTGGCTTGAAGTAAAGACAGATTAACAAACAAATAACATAAGAGGAATATAATAATAACAGgcaaaagaatacacaaaataattgATGCCACacaaattgctctcaccacccaatgaaTGATTGCCCAGCCCGTCCCAAGCAGCGATCATGGATcactgccccctggccaacccccgtTTATACGCTGCGCATGATggctatggtatggaatattcctttggccagcttggcctgcctgtgctccctctcagcttctatatatatatatacagacacagaGATATTAGTCTGTGGACCATCCCACTGaaatgtccgttgagttcatttagtccatgactttgggctccatctgtcttAATTATCTTTCAAGGCAGGAGAGATAGTGTGTGGTGTAGAATTGTTATATGCTGCACCTGGAGCTCGCAGCTGGTGTATCTGCACAGCCCATGCTCATGCCCATGGTCTACGGGTGGAAGATGTCGGTCTCAAGAAGATTGCTGGGCACCAGTTATTGACGTCAGCTCTGGTTCCATCACTTCTGCACTTTGTTCAGTTGCATCCAAGTTCATTCCTCATTAATTTAGGTGACTCTCACGGTAATACCATCGATATAGCATACAGCAACTGTAGTAGTGATGACATATAGGGGTaatttggcctcttgagggacctgcttggcagggtaacatgtgAAAAAAtagtggaaggaagaggggcccaagagaaatagataatattcaaggatcacctcctccaagctcaggagaagTGCAGCCCAAGAATGAAGGAGTCAGGCAAAAAAgtcaggaggcctgcatggatgaacaaggggTTCCTGGAcaagttcaaaagcaaaaaggaggcctacagagggtggaagcaaggatgggttgactgggtggaatacagagaaactgtccaagtggccaggaaccagattaggcaagctaaagcccagatagaattaaatctatcTAGGGACATCGAGGACAACAGGAAAAACatctataaatacatcagggataaaggcaagactaggaaaaatgtgggctctctctggaaggaaagagagaccTGCTCagccaggatatggagaaggctgaagtactcaatgactttttcgcctcggtcttcaccagcaagggctctaaacacaccgcccaagtcacagaaggcaaaaacaggggctgtGAGAATGAGGAACAGCCCACTACAGGAGCACGAgatcatctaaggaacctgaaggtacacaagcccatgggacctgatgaaatccatctgtggGTCATGAGGAAACTGGtgaatgaagttgctaagcctgtttccattacatttgaaaagttgtgggagtccagtgaagttcccactggactggaaaaggggaaacataacccccattttcaaaaggggaaaaaaggtagaacTGGGAAATTACAgcctggtcagtctcacctctgtgccagcaagatcacggagcagatgctcctggaatctctgctaaggcacatggaaaataaggagatgaatGGTGatagccagcatggcttcactaagggcaagtcatgcctaaaaaatttggtggccttctatgacagtgttacaacattggtggataaggggagagcaagggacaacatttacctggacttatgcaaagcatttgacactgtcccacgtgACATCCCGGTCTCTAAATTgtaaaggcatggatttgatggatggaccacttgatggatgaggaagtggctggatggctgcactggAAGGGTTGCAGTCAGCAGCTTGATGTCTGAGAGGAAACCAGTAATGACTGGCATCCCTCAGCGGTCGGTACtggaaccagtgctgtttaaccTCTGTGTAGGTGAagtggacagtggcattgagtgcaccctcagcaagtttgctgatggcaccaagctgtgtggcacagtcaacacgctggagggaaggggtgccatccagagggacctggacaggccggagaggtgggtctgtgtgaacctcatgaagttcaacaaggccaagtgaaaggtcctgcatgtgggtcagggcaatcccaggcacaaatacaggctgggcagagaatggcttgagagcagccctgaggagagggacttgggggtgctggtggatgagaagcacAGCACAACCCGGCAGTCTGTACTCCCAGAccagaaaaccaactgtatcctgcgctgcatcaaaagaaaagtggccaccaggtcaagggaagtgttctgcccctctgctccatggcaggggggttgaactagatggtgccttccaacctaaaccattctatggctgtatgattctgtaagaaaaattggagaatgaagggagggaagaagggcttggccagcagagatgaaagattttgaagaggtagaatcatagaatcatagaattggtgaggttggaagggacctttaagatcatcgagtccaacctttagcctaccctgacaagagccacttctaaaccatgtccctcagtgccccatctaccctttttttaaacacctccagggatggtgaatccaccacctccctgggcagcctattccaatgtttaataaccctttcagtgaaaaaatgtctcctaatatctaatcaaaacctcccctgacgtaacttgaacccgtttcccctcgtcctatcacttgtcaccagggagaagaggtcagcccccatctctctacaacctcctttcagggagttgtagagggtgagaaggtctcccctcagcctcctcttctccaggctaaacaaccccagctccctcagtcgttcctcataaggtttgtcctccaggcccctcaccagctttgtagcccttctctggacacgctccaacacctcaatgtccctcttgtagcgaggggcccaaaactgaacgcagtactcgaggtggggcctcaccagtgccgagtacagggggatgatcacttccctagtccggctcaccacactattcctgatacaggctaggatgctgttggccttcttggccacctgggcacactgctggctcatattcagccggctgtcaaccaacactcccaagtccttttctgtcgagctgctttcaagccattctgccccaagcctgtagcgctgcatggggttgttgtgacccaagtgcaggacctggcatttggccttgttgaacctcataccattggtctcagcccatcggtccagcctgtccacatccctctgcagagccaacctaccctcaagcagatcaacacgccctcccagtttagtgtcatctgcgaacttactgagggtgcattcgatcccttcatccagatcattgataaagacattaaagagaaccggccccagcaccgagccctgggggacaccacttgtgaccggacaccaactggatttaactccatttaccaccactctctgggcacggccatccagccagttttttacccagcgaagagtacacctgtccaggccatgagcagccagtttctccaggagaatgctctgagaaacagtgtcaaaagctttgcaaaaatcccagtagataacatccacagcttttccctcatccactaagtgggtcaccttatcatagaaggatattaggtttgaaggcatgacctgcccttcacaaacccatgctgactgggcctgatcaccctgttctcctgcatgtgccgtgtaatggcactgaggaggatctgttccatcaccttcccaggcaccgaggtcagactgactggcctgtagttccccagatcctccttccggcccttcttgtggatgggtgtcacatttgccaacctccagtcagctgggacctccccggttgtccaggactgctcataaatgatgcaaagtggcctggcgagcacctccgccagctctttcaatacccttgggtggatcccatccggccccatagatttgtgcacctccaggtgctgaagcaggtccctcaccatttccctttggattagaggggcttcattctgctccccatccctgtcttctagttcaggggtctgggtgctcagggaacaactggtcctactgctgaagactgaggcaaagacttcattaagtacctcagccttttcctcatccttggtcactatgttgccggtaAGATCTCTTCAGatgatgtttagacttctgtgtcactgactgtgaaaacattcatgagaggcctttaccctatttacagccactaacctgaagccctaccaccacctctaagtgaaggtagtagggtagcaaacactgagggaaatgggcaagacaaattgtagcagggctgagtagagaggaaggatcacctccaccgacctgctggcagtgctcttcctagtgcagcccagaaagccattggccacctttgctgcaaaggtgcaaagcctggagaagagaaggctttggggagaccttcataatatcagccttcccacatcttcttggctagcatcaagaaaatgcagacgggctcttcactgttgtgtgtgatgggaggatgagggccaatggcatcagctgaaacaaatgagtaaaactttctccctgtcaagacaggcaaacactggagaagatttcccagagagcttgtgtcatctccatccctggagcttttcaagcccaaaatgaaggaagccctgagcaacctggcttCAGAggtggtggagcttttcttggtagtgggaagagaaggaaacctcaacaaaatgcagcttggaaggttcggactgcatgtgaggaagaagaaatctctctcaaatggttgcactgtggtgcaagaggtcaccaaGAGCGAGTGTGTATTAGCCCATGgatttgtgtttcaaggaacagccggtgagagtggagagacatcagaaaagatacgGAAATGCCagggtgagagcgatgtgggaaagcacaatgggtgcctgcagcctgcaaggaaagaggcacaggcatgggacagtgatggtcactCTGCAGTAGAGGTGGCCTAGGGCTCTGGCCAGgctaaaaagcccaacagcaccaaggtctttgtccctTTGGCTATGgcacttgcctctgccaccaaggcccaccagaagaaactttattttgaggctcttgACATGGTTTCTGCTTCACCAttgcatggggaaggagggaggtgttgcacagtctccctacccttggccttgctcaccctcacaccccactgcccccaggaagagccctgagccacacctgaggggcaggatctgccttcccagggcctgagggtcaggtttggcccttctgcttcatcaaacaaagcaacagctttacagccacctgcactgtgcctttgccttcctgcaatcacagcctccagctatctcctctaacgagtccatggggagactttgtcagtagtggccctcagtggggcccattaatgcttccaggtactttgagttttacttctgactccttgagcagtgttttcaatcttctctcagtatctgaggttcgtggactcagagctaaatacaccatggggctcattgaagtacagaaagccctaaagacctatttctcttccttcaatttccttcaagtcttcaagacttctacagctaattggagttctttcatagtgtagttaagaaggaagatttcaatcagaacctaataaattatttttttttagtttaaagggtttcttttaatttacttttcagtctattgaaaaggtgatagaagtcttctgcaactgatattgatccagagggtctcctcaggaggtctggatgtttaggaaaagcagtcccttgaggtctgacactgtATGGACAATGCTACTCctcaccgcccccaccccaaccccaccatctctgtcattgcccagttgggatttacatcgttttccttccatcagacttcgccaccgatctctgcagctggatgttacagctccattgcaccagctccctctggctctccttagagacctggctgcgcccaggcacagaagggtttctcctctttgcaagcaaagaaaagtaaagcctgatcatgtcggatcgtgtttgataaacaataaaacaccctctgcggccatatgctaagtacatgctgcctctaatgaggttgcttttctgcaaggggtaatcttatgagaaatgctttagATAGGTAGGTACAGAAGGGTTGATATAAACATagttaaagagttggctacaggagaTAATTAGACTACTGAAAGACGGGGAAACCTTTAACcatgtgaagctcaaagcagcagctggatgggtgacaggaacctgaatgaagaaagagtaagggaaggagaaaacgggaatataatagaaaaggcccctgtctagacagtctgcacctggaaagatgactttagaaatggtcattgtatttggacaggtgaaaatgtatgaaagattagagaaattatgtacgtaggattacaggcaaaatagtggtagtgaagttacagaacaagattgacatttctttggaatatcccttttgaaaagccattgggttagcagaggtctcttgtgagagaggacaagcaagtgttgcacccagctctgaacgaggccaaaaatgcaactcaggaaacaactcactggctgtacaagctcacGTTGGTGGGGAGTGTGCCACCAGTTAGTGTCCTTTTGGGTGACATTTCTtggcaccaaaaagaaaaaattgtcttcaaatgcagtcagcgtggacttactgagggtacgtactggggcatactggggcactgtggggcagcacagggatgctggctcctgggccctgttccgtttagcacctgtgtccgtgacacagagaaggcaactctcagcatgtttaacaagaacaaaggctgcattctgcaccagggatgaaataatggtggccacaagtataggctggaagaggagtggctggaaagcagccctgcagaaagggatctgggggcgctggttggcagctgggttaatgtgagtcaggagagtgccctggcagccaagagggcaacctgcattctggggtgcaaagaatcatagccttgcctaagttggaagagacctttcagatcatcgagtccaaccaccaacctaactctgacaaaacccatcactaaagcatatctctaagcactatgtctacccgtcttctgaatacctccagggatggttgcacttccctgggcagcctcgtccaatgcttaataaccctttcagagtaaaaattttttcctaatatcctgtctaaacctcccctggggcaacttgatgctgtttcctcttttcctcttgcctgttacttgggagaagagacccacccccacctctctacagtctcctttcaggtggctgtagagagcgataaggtctcccctcagcctccttttctccagactaaacaatcccagttccctccgccgctcctcataagacttgtttgtcaggttcctctgccctctctggcatccctacccactaccaatcactgcctaacactaactgaaacgttaagaagctctcaggggatgaccatgtttctccatttaccactcaTGCATCCTAAAGACACCAGTTGAGGAAGCATATCTCGGGAAGAGGAGGACCTCCcagaggcacctctctgctcttttgaGGTCCAAGTGCTTGtcaaaggccccaggaggagttcgtctggtgcccacatttatattgcagatggttggtctgcaatggacagggaatgAGACGGAGATGCGACCAGGAATGAcatggaaggggagattcagtgcactgggtgtggctggggtggagataaaccccatggataaagccttgagcaatgcgcatggctgagcagagacctgctggtcaaactaaagggcaagaaggaaatgcacaggcagtggaagcagggacaggtatcctgggaagagcgtagggatggggtcaggaaggccaaggcgcagctggagatgaacttggcaagggaggcaaggaataataagaagggcttctatagatacgtcagccagaaaaggaaggtcaaagaaagcgtacccctcctgatgagcaagactggcaaactggtaacaatggtcgaggagaaggccgaggtactcaacaacagttttgcctcagtcttccctgccaacctctcttcccacacctctcgagtggggggacctcaaggtagggacttgaggggccaagtcccccccactgtggcaaaggatcaggtttgtgaccacctgaggaacctgagcatgcaGGAGTCTATGGgggctgacaagatgcatcccagagtcctgagggaactggctgatggagttgccaagccgctctccatgatatctgaaaagccatggcagtcaggtgaagtccccagggactggaaaaaggcaaacattgcacccatttttaaaaagggtagaaaggaggacctgtACTTGGGGAGTTGTGGTGTTTGCAATCACAGCAATGGAGCTGTGATGCTTGCACAAGAGACTGCAACTCCTACAGCGTTACAACGGGAAACCAGTGGGTCTGTGAGGAACCTGAAAAAGTGCCTTTACCCAttcctttctctacagaaagcatCATCATTTCTGTGATCTCGGCATCTATCTCACCTGCTTCTTAGGACTTTCTGACATAgggaaacagcagctccatcacccagttcctcctcctggcattcgcagacacacgggagctgcagctcttgcacttcgggctcttcctgggcatctacctggctgccctcctggccaacggcctcatcatcaccaccatcgcctgtgaccaccgcctccacacccccatgtacttctttcTCCTCAGCCTCGCctttcttgacctgggctccatctccaccactgtccccaaagccatggtgAATTCCCTGTggaacaccagggccatctcctacccGGGGTGTGCTGCCGCtgcccagttgtttttttttttctctttttgatgtcattagaatattgtcttctcactgtcatggcctatgactgCTacattgccatctgcaaaccccttcACTATgggaccctgatgggcagcagagcttgtgtccacatggcagcagctgcctggggcagtgggtttctctatgctctcctgcacacggccaatacattttccctgcccctctgccagggcaatgccctggaccagttcttctgtgaaatcccccagatcctcaagctctcctgctcacactcagactccctcagggaagttgggcttcttgtggttagtgccttggttgcttttgtttgttttgtgttcattgtgctgtcctacgTGCAGACCTTCAGGGCTGTgatgaggatcccctctgagcagggacggcacaaagccttctccacgtgcctccctcacctgtctgtggtctccctgcttgtcacaactgccatgtttgcctacctgaagcccccctccatctcttccccagttctcgatctggtggtggctgtgctgtactcagtgttgcctccagcactgaaccccctcatctacagcatgaggaaccaggagctcaaggatgccctgtggaaactgattctaccagtgtgcttcagcagcattgagtttcccctctctgtttacaaGTGTCCTCATATTTATCTTGTGCTTATTGTATCAGTCATACAGCTGtctcaacacaaatatttgctttctcccacttcttcagaGGGTGAACCCAGTCTGTCTGACCCAGAGACTTTCTCTCAATAAGTCTCTCACCACAGTAATGCTGGCCTGCCTTTTGGtatctctgtaataaaagggagtttcctgattgccatgggtgaaaataggccttttcttcccaaactggagtgcagaacacactcagggaactgaaggctgaaaggccttgatgatgtGCTTGGGTGCTGAACGGACTTGTGGGATGGATGAGGGCACccctcatgtctcatcatgatgagaagtcatgacatgagatgtcaaaactggctcataagtcatgactgactcaccccagaattccctctcgattgccggtacatcaacattcagggacggagcaccagccacgtcccttgcctttggggattcacaaagtccaagcctgatggtgaagtcgtcactcacaggagcgatgggtggccccattgaggccatcgctcctcttcaggaacagcagggaaagctctggatgacgaaggatgccaggacatgctccagaaagagaagatcagtgctaatcctgacacctgagtgcaaagaaatagttgcacctcaacaaaattacaaaaaatcccaaactaaacccagagaacagcatccgccaccagcaccgtttcagtggtagttccaaccgctgcagagctgcagctgacggccctgctgtccctgtcgcaggaatccaactgacagcagttaccaaggccctttgggaagactgcactgggtgtcaccttctctgaagaggacctgctgcttccctctggctgccattagcagcagagccctctggttctccagcccacactttgcccccttggacacaggagggaccggctttcagctgctgctttaacagctgcctttgctgtgctccttttctgtctctcttcctaccgcatccgtcaggatgggcttctcctcattccagacggagcccaaagcctcagagtacactgccacccctacttacccaccctgggatgtgttgaagaaataacaattagcaaataggaactctacccacagtgcgtatctggccagcctataaaggtgtaacagctcatcctaaagctccGAAGGCATAGACCAGACGATACTTTGATCCCacatctacctcctgtatgatctgtcctgaaggtcaaatcatcattacctttagaaaaggatggaaggtgaggagaagtgggcagtaaactACG
Coding sequences within it:
- the LOC141737354 gene encoding olfactory receptor 14J1-like — encoded protein: MSNSSSITQFLLLAFADTRELQLLHFGLFLGIYLAALLGNGLIITAIACDHRLHTPMYFFLLNLSILDLGSISTTVPKSMANSLWDTRAISYAVCIAQVFLFAFLVGAEFSLLTVMSYDRYVAICKPLHYGTLLGSRACVHMAAAAWGSGFLNALLHTASTFSIPLCQGNALDQFFCEIPQILKLSCADSNLREVGLLVVSFCLVFGCFVFIVLSYVQIFRAVLRIPSEQGRHKAFSTCLPHLAVVSLLVSTAMFAYLKPLSISSPVLDLAFSVLYSVVPPAVNPLVYSMRNQELKDALWKLAHGMLFPRQ